The following nucleotide sequence is from Drosophila takahashii strain IR98-3 E-12201 chromosome 3L, DtakHiC1v2, whole genome shotgun sequence.
TTGCGATGCCAAGCTTCTCCTTTCGTAAATTGCAtctaaatttgcaaaaatttgcTTAGCAGTGCTTTCACTGTTAGCGTAAGATAAGAAAGCATCacttaaatattcaattattaAGCTTTTTGCATTGCGTTCTGCCTTTTTTATCTCATCGGTCACTTCTGCATGAGTTTCATCTATAACACTCAAAATATCGTGCTCCTCTAACAGCGCTCTCACTCTAAACTTccatattgaatatttttctccaTCAAACGGTTTGATAttcctttttcctttatcCATTGTATGGTTCTctataaagaaaaataccGCAACAACTACCTGGCAACTCTTCTTAGCAACACCTAACAGCAACCTCCAACAGCAATAACTCCGCAACAACAACTTTTCAAAGTAATATTTAGCAACAGCGGCCAGCAACTTTCAACAGCATTAACGTCGCTCAACACTGTCCTGCAACAATGTCTTTCAGCAGCAGCACTGTCTGGCAACACTGTCCCGCCGCAACGTGGAGATTTGCGGCAAATTTGTCGaagcgtttgtgtgtgtgtatgtgttctCGGCGAATTCGTAGAAGTTCTAGAAAGATCACGGCGAATTGGTGATATGTATGTAGCTTCTTCctggaaatataaaattgttttgcagCGAATTTTTCGCAgcgttatatatataaaaccaaTTTAACTCTCTATAGTTTAGGAATCGCTCCTTGTTGTTCATGGACCACCGCATGTATGTAGATACGCATATTcgtatgcacacacacacatataactttttcacttttatgcACTTTCACATTGTAACGTTAAAAACACCATTATTTATTCACTGCAATTGTGTCTGGGCCCATAACCTATGGTTTTGtcaataaatggatataatACAATTAAGTATTAAGCAGACGACCTTCcagtgaataaataataacgcaGATTTAAACTGTATGAACCGCACGCTCTCGATGCCAGAATAGAAGTGAAGGAGAATATCGAGAGAGCAAAAGAACGtcaaaaaataagaagaagaagcggaCATGAATGTATGCGTGTACATCAATGTAACTTTTGTACATTTGAACATTCAAATTCCAACAATAgctaatttatatatttttcagtcACGACGAACTCCTCGAGGACGAGTGCTTCGATCGACCCTCGAAGAGGTACATGGACATGCACTCGCCCATGGAGGCGAATGCCCATCTGCAGTGCCATGGCTCCAGTCTGGAGCTGCCCAAGCTGGAGGAGCTCAGCTGCCTGGATCCCAAGATACAAAAGTgagtgaaaataataaaactgcCTTAATTTATTAACACTAAATCTGCATACAGAACGCTTCTATTGATCATGCGCGAGATGATTGGTACCGAACGCGACTACGTGCGCTCCCTGTACTACGTGATCGAGAACTATATAGACGAGCTGCTGCGCGAGGATATCCCCCAGCCGCTGAGGGGCCAGCGCAATGTGATCTTCGGCAACATCGAGAAGATCTTCGAGTTCCACAACTCGCACTTTCTGGGCGAACTGGAGCGGTACGAGCGGAATCCTTTAAAAGTGGGAGCTGCCTTCCTGGAAATGGAGTCCAAGTTCTACCTATATGCTCTGTACAACAAGAACAAGCCCAAGAGCGATACTCTGCTTAGCGAATATGGCAGTTCATTCTTCAAGCCGAAACAAATTCAGCTCCAGGATAAACTGGATCTGGCCTCATATCTGCTGAAACCTGTGCAGAGGATGGGAAAATATGctttgctgctgcagcaatTGGTCAAGGCCTGCAAGGAAGTCGAAGGAGCAGCTCTTCAAGAGATCGCTGCGGATGTGGAGGAACTGCAGCGGGCGGAGGAGATGGTCAAGTTCCAGCTGCGCCACGGTAATGATCTGCTAGCCATGGACTCACTGCGCGATTGCGATGTCAATGTGAAGGAGCAGGGACGACTGCTGCGCCAAAATGAGTTCCTCGTTTGGCAAGGACGCGGTGGCAAGAAGACCCTGCGACAGGTGTTCCTCTTCGAAGAACTGGTGCTCTTCAGCAAGGCTCGTCGGTTTCCCGATCACAAGGTAAGAATGTGTTTGAATAACACATAgtatgcacagaaaaaaaaagatatgaagTAGAGtcaattctaccttatttcatatcaataaaaagctgATATGACTTATGTtcaatttatgattcaaatatatcaattcgatattttatcGTATTAtctaaaataccaaatgtattttttttaaataaaaaatgtaaaataagatactcataaatatcaaaatgatatgaataacttgatctttaaaaatataaaatatcaatcggatcttttgtcaattcttttttctgtgtagttaTAAAGTTAGGAACCTATTAGGTTTCaggtttaaaagttatgaaaGAGGATAAATTACGAAATTATGGTAGAAATAATGGACTGAATTCTTAATAAAGTAcgaatttatacatttataatttgttttgcatCAAAAGGCAGCATTTGAAAGGCTTAAGGTACCACATAAAATCATACCAACAGTTAAGATCTGTTTATCAATTTTTGTTATCAACAGAATCTGGACATCTACATCTACAAGAACAGCATTAAGACTTCGGATATTGGCCTCACAGCGCACACAGGCGATTCGGCCACCAAGTTCGAGATTTGGTTCCGGAAACGGAAGCCCGACGACACTTGGATGCTGCAGTGCATGTCGGAGGATATCAAAAATGCCTGGACCGAGGAGATCTCCAAGCTGCTCTGGAAGCAGGCGAAACGAAACCGAGGTTAATCTCtactttatatttaataaaaaatatttttaaacaaaatatctaTCCCTTTGCAGAGGTTCGTCTGGCGGAGATGTCTTCTATGGGCATTGGCAGTAAACCCTGCCTGGATATTCGACCGAGCAACAACCAGATCAGCGATCGCTCGATTCCACTGGCGCAGCTGAACAAGAGTGAGTGGAATAAAccaattaaatgtttatattttattcattcttttgattttattagccCCCAAGCTGCGTCACTCGGAGCCGGGAAAGGGCAGCATGCGACGGCCCAACTCGCTGATCTCGGAGAGCTCCTTGTCCAGCGGCACCAGCACCACCAGTGGCTCCTCCATCAGCGGAGGCTCCACGTCGGGTCACCACGATGCCGTGGGCAGGCATAGCCTGCACTTTGGCAAGTTGCCGGGACCACACAGCACCAGTTCCACCAACTGCAGTGCCACCCTGGAGTTGATCAACGAAACGCAGGCCCTGAAGTTGGGCAAATCTCCGAGTGGAGGAGGAATCAAGGGGACGGAAACCGCTGCCGAGGGAGGCAGCACTtccggaaatggaaatggaagcgGAAACGGACTCGGGAACAGCAAACGACACCACAAACGATCGACAACCATTGTCAGCCAGCTGTCCATGGGTATAGAGCTTGAACTGTGCTACTTCTTCTAGACGCACCCCGTAGCTAGTAGTTGATCCCTGTACATAATCTCGCAGAACCCCCCAGTATTACTGTATATAATCCCCACCTACACCAAAACCTAACCCGTAATCCGTGCCTGTCGTGTGCTGCATGTTTCTTGTTCCATGTTTTATGCTCTAGCCGATATATAATGTGTCCAATATGTGTAAATATCCCCCATTCAGAGAGCGGCATTGTCTCCGACATGTGCGTAACCCCGGATCAGGAGCAGTCGGCGGCGGAGAGCAGCCGGAGCAGTTGGTCCACGTCGACGACAACGGCATCCGGAGCTTCGACGACCAGCGCATCCACGGTGATCCTGCGGCGATACCGATCCTACGCCCATGCCGCGGAGTCCGCCAGTCCGGACAGCGGCAAATAGGAGCTCCTGGAGCATCGAATCTAGATTTATTAGTACATAGGAATCCCATTTATAGCTTTAGCAGAACGGTTTCATCGGATCCAGATTGTACCATTACGTTCGATCCctaattttaattcattatttttgttatttattatttattacatttttagttttcgttAATTTGTCATAGTCGCTGCTTTTGGTTTGGCCTTGTTTTTTCGGAAAACTCAATTGAAATTATTGAATTCAGCGTGTCAATGTCGAAGCGTATTTCACATGTAGTTCTTAGTCCACACAAAACACAATCGAACGATCCATACACACAGAATCGATGGGAGCCATGAGcaccacccaaaaaaaaggggcgTGGCCGATGCCCAACATATCTGAATCGAAGTTCATTACGTACAGTTAGTTGATATGTAACCTAAGTGCCTACATCTAAAGTAATCGTAAAcgaacataaaaatatatatctatacaTTATATTAAATCGATAAATAAGTATAAgcgaaaatttaaaatcaataaatgttGCTTCAATGTAAAACGATCGTGTGTTtacttaaattcaaataaccCGCCAAAGCTCAGTTAATGTTTTCTATTTATAGCTGCCTTACAATTCCCAAGTGCTTGTTCGGGGATTTGTTCGTATAAATAGGGGAGTCTTGATGACTTACAATCTCTGAATGATATGATGAAAACTTTACTTCCCGAACCATCGTGTGGGCCTTTGCCAATTTTGGTAAAGGGACGTAATTCTGATTCAGTCAAAAactgtttttgcttttttcggTTACAATTTAATAGGTggtcgtataaaaataaacttttagcTTAGGACTAACTAACTTTGAGGAACTTTCTTAACCGCCGTGTAAAGTGGATATAAAGAGAACATTATCGTTGGGCTGCAGCTCGTACTCCAGTTCACCCTGGAAATGGATTTATGTGGAGGAAATATCCTAAAGATATAGTGGATTTTAACTCACCAGTAGTTCCCAGTCTGTGTCATTTATCAGAACCAAAATTCCAGGTCGTCTGCAAAGAAGAAAGATAAACAACTTTGGATAAAAGGGTTTATTTTGAACAAACTTACACGGTGTCTCCTTGAAGAAAGAGTTCCGGTCGGTCTGTTAAGATATTGGCATGCATCCACTTCAGCAGATTGGCAATGgtccctttaaaaatatatttaatttaacttaaaattaagaaCAAATCATAAACCGATTTGAAAACGTACATTTTTGATTACCATCCAAGGCGAGTTGCCGGCGTTTGATGTTGCCAAAAAGAAGCTCCGCTCCTGCACTATAGAATTATcacatattattaaaaatataaataaatagaggGCTTTCTTTACCTAAAttccaatattatttttaattccgGCGTGCCCATCATATGTTCGATGTAAATAAAGGTATGGCCGTTTCTGTATTACCGAAAAATCCCAGCTCTCCTCAAATAATACCAAATCCTAAGTCCGAAACCCAAATCGGTCTGGCAACTAcaaactcagaactcccaaaAACTTTAAACGATTCTCGGGAAATATTACGGTTTCTTAGAAGTAACGCTTTTTTAGAATAACGCTTTTGACTCTCTGCTCTAAGTACTTCAATTTTGTTCAGtgtttaaaaagattttaatcTTTTATCAAGAACTCAAACTAAGCTTAGACACATTTACATAAAGAACGACTCTTTgttaaagaattaaaaatattcttaagcTTTCCATCTATCATAACTAAGTTTCAATGGAATATTCATCGGAAAAACTATTCAAATTCGGTGAGGCCATTGAATTTGTGCTCGATGAGATCTCCATTGATCCCGAGGACCGACAAACTTTCAAGGAAGATGCCCAGCAAATCGAAAATGAGTTTATCCAGGCGATTTCCCGCCGAGATCCTTACTTCGCATCGGCTTTCCGTGGACTCTCCTTGACGGGCAGTAATCTGGACAATGTTAAGATCAATTTGCCTGACGAGTTTGATATGCTGACCACTATCCAGTTGCCGTGTAAAGTAGAGCCCGTACCGCTGATCGGACAACGCAACTACGTGATATTGCGGGTCGAAGGGGATAGAATCCCTATGCACTTGGTGAATCAGCAAGGAGAGGATTACTTCATTAGCCGCCGAAAGGTTCAGGCCTGGTTCCGGGATAATGTCAACGAAGTGATGccagaaataaaatacatcCATTGCGGAGGTGGACGAACCTACGAGCTGAAAAACATAACCGGAGGGCATGTATCCGATTCCGGGAGAAAGATCTGCTTCGACTTTGTGCCCGCTTTCAGGTTTTTGGCATCGGAGTGGCTTCGGGTTTTTCCCCAACACCGGAACGAGGATCGCAACTGGTACGCCGTGCCCTGTAAATCCGAAATCCCGATATTCCAGATGACCCCCTTTCTTTTGTCGTCTGTGCTCCTCACTGGGAGCGAATGGTTTTTGAGAAGAAGCAGCACCTTAAGAACGGACTCCGGCTAATGAAGGCTTTGCGGGATGCCAATGATATGCCCAAGATCTTCAGTTACACCATCAAAAGTCTCTTTCTGAACGCAACcaagaaaaaggaaataagCTGGAATCAATCGCCAGGTAAAATACTCATTCGGGTAAGTGCTTATAATTGTTGCGG
It contains:
- the Pura gene encoding rho guanine nucleotide exchange factor 40 isoform X3; this encodes MLLQLLSRLADFVANNRAMIPWPKTEDPSAGKLAAEMASYVTSWLGSDGAENLQKFSHLQWDNESQLRTQEQEFEKYYFIAMKHLAKGRDLHAAALKVSVLSESANNLKSALDQFGQKLELAHERFEAAARLLHLLTQHQRETAAREELQRLAEQLGATALLEKHWPAMRKSHSLPVASSTPAPTAGKRVSYRCSSASGSSFEGGPSSSSCSCWRESRNLEDMDQMDEEEEEQDCDGGDGEEQQSKIADSGVGVCDNCERNPKLARICSCQSLNEKSHDELLEDECFDRPSKRYMDMHSPMEANAHLQCHGSSLELPKLEELSCLDPKIQKTLLLIMREMIGTERDYVRSLYYVIENYIDELLREDIPQPLRGQRNVIFGNIEKIFEFHNSHFLGELERYERNPLKVGAAFLEMESKFYLYALYNKNKPKSDTLLSEYGSSFFKPKQIQLQDKLDLASYLLKPVQRMGKYALLLQQLVKACKEVEGAALQEIAADVEELQRAEEMVKFQLRHGNDLLAMDSLRDCDVNVKEQGRLLRQNEFLVWQGRGGKKTLRQVFLFEELVLFSKARRFPDHKNLDIYIYKNSIKTSDIGLTAHTGDSATKFEIWFRKRKPDDTWMLQCMSEDIKNAWTEEISKLLWKQAKRNREVRLAEMSSMGIGSKPCLDIRPSNNQISDRSIPLAQLNKTPKLRHSEPGKGSMRRPNSLISESSLSSGTSTTSGSSISGGSTSGHHDAVGRHSLHFGKLPGPHSTSSTNCSATLELINETQALKLGKSPSGGGIKGTETAAEGGSTSGNGNGSGNGLGNSKRHHKRSTTIVSQLSMESGIVSDMCVTPDQEQSAAESSRSSWSTSTTTASGASTTSASTVILRRYRSYAHAAESASPDSGK
- the Urm1 gene encoding ubiquitin-related modifier 1 homolog, with translation MMGTPELKIILEFSAGAELLFGNIKRRQLALDGNQKWTIANLLKWMHANILTDRPELFLQGDTVRPGILVLINDTDWELLGELEYELQPNDNVLFISTLHGG